One Glycine soja cultivar W05 chromosome 2, ASM419377v2, whole genome shotgun sequence genomic region harbors:
- the LOC114372614 gene encoding uncharacterized protein LOC114372614 yields MSYPIGYAANPHGNKLIYNELAYDKDILAAEFNKCYHSLTDIDDAKLGEPNDGYDEITIPDEFLIKDFQDPIQAIVEATYPDLLQNYSNGNFLQKRVVLASTKDVIDKINDYVLSLIPSEEKEYCSADSVDKSYELLSPAFGVLTPEFLNSLKTSGIPNHKLKIKVGTPIILLRNLDQADGLCNGTRLIVTRLGSNVVEAEIITGPNICHRTYIPRMNLSPSDSP; encoded by the exons ATGTCATACCCAATAGGATATGCTGCCAACCCACACGGAAATAAGCTTATCTACAATGAACTGGCTTATGACAAGGACATTTTGGCTGCTGAATTTAACAAATGCTATCATTCATTAACAG ACATAGACGATGCTAAACTTGGAGAACCTAACGATGGTTATGACGAAATCACCATCCCAGATGAGTTTCTTATCAAGGACTTTCAAGATCCTATCCAGGCAATTGTTGAAGCAACATATCCAGACTTATTACAGAACTATAGCAATGGAaatttcttgcaaaaaagaGTTGTTCTAGCCTCTACGAAAGATGTTATTGACAAAATAAATGACTATGTCCTATCTTTGATTCCTAGTGAGGAGAAAGAGTATTGTAGTGCTGATAGTGTTGATAAATCTTATGAACTACTCAGTCCTGCTTTCGGAGTACTAACACCTGAATTTCTAAACTCATTGAAAACATCAGGAATACCTAATCACAAGCTCAAAATCAAGGTTGGTACTCCCATCATACTACTACGAAATTTGGACCAAGCTGATGGGTTATGCAATGGAACTAGACTTATTGTTACAAGGCTTGGTTCAAATGTGGTTGAAGCAGAGATTATTACTGGACCCAATATATGTCATAGGACATACATACCAAGAATGAATTTGTCTCCTTCTGATTCTCCATGA